A part of Periophthalmus magnuspinnatus isolate fPerMag1 chromosome 14, fPerMag1.2.pri, whole genome shotgun sequence genomic DNA contains:
- the itpkca gene encoding inositol-trisphosphate 3-kinase C: MTPKTPPKWQQVVGHEGSFQVGEHGTLLKKFCKGEQQCYLKLMKDSLRPFVPAYHGVVQKDNQDYNMMENLLNNFNSPYIMDCKIGSRTYLENELQLARERPQPRQDMFEKMVAVDPGAPTAEEQAQKAVLKSRYMQWRETLSSTTTLGFRIEGFKKPNEDCQTNFKKTKSKEQVIKALSDFVESNTQIVWGYLRQLRQLRQVLETSDFFKTHEVVGSSLLFVHDCSGKARVWMIDFAKTVTLPPHFRVDHQSPWVEGNREDGYLWGLDNLIDVLTNMLHY, translated from the exons ATGACCCCAAAAACGCCCCCGAAGTGGCAGCAGGTGGTTGGACATGAAG GGAGTTTTCAAGTTGGTGAACATGGCACACTACTGAAAAAGTTTTGTAAAGGGGAACAACAATGCTACCTGAAACTTATGAAGGATTCTTTGAGGCCATTTGTTCCAGCGTACCATGGAGTTGTGCAAAAGGATAATCAGGATTACAACATGATGGAAAACCTACTGAACAACTTTAATTCACCTTACATTATGGACTGCAAGATCGGGAGCAG AACATATCTGGAGAATGAACTGCAGCTAGCTCGTGAGCGGCCCCAGCCTCGTCAGGACATGTTTGAAAAGATGGTTGCCGTGGATCCAGGTGCCCCAACAGCCGAGGAGCAGGCCCAAAAGGCTGTTTTAAAAAGCAGATACATGCAGTGGAGAGAGACCCTGAGCTCAACTACTACACTTGGATTTCGTATTGAAGGATTTAAG AAACCTAATGAAGACTGTCAAACAAATTTCAAAAAGACCAAAAGTAAAGAACAAGTGATAAAAGCTCTGAGTGACTTTGTGGAATCCAACACACAAATTGTG TGGGGTTACTTAAGACAGTTGAGACAGCTGCGGCAAGTCTTGGAGACATCAGACTTCTTCAAAACACATGAG GTTGTGGGCAGCTCCTTACTGTTTGTGCACGACTGCTCTGGAAAAGCTAGAGTTTGGATGATTGACTTTGCAAAGACAGTGACCCTCCCGCCTCACTTCAGAGTGGACCACCAATCTCCCTGGGTGGAGGGAAATCGAGAGGATGGATACCTGTGGGGTCTGGACAACCTCATTGACGTCTTGACCAATATGCTCCACTACTAA
- the ppm1nb gene encoding protein phosphatase, Mg2+/Mn2+ dependent, 1Nb (putative): MRTARKGSVEMPAFVRQLVKETEKRVSSFFKGGRGGAAEGEHPAEGEREEVIPSPYLDRPVLDKLTEEGCTRWGLTYALGSMQGWRANMEDFHNCVPQLGGDLSDWSFFAVFDGHAGNTVAQYCSQHLLGNLLTTGGMGPEDDPEKVKDSIIEGFLQTDKHLQTVARREGWERGGTTVVATLISPFYIYFANCGDSRAMLCRSGQVCFSTSDHKPYSPLEKERIESAGGSVCLQRINGSLAVSRALGDFSYKGAENRMPSEQMVSPEPEVCVVERSPADEFLVLACDGVWDTITNDDLCAFIHNRLQVCTDLRDVCSQVIDLCLYKGSLDNISIIVLCFPGAPQLSAEALHQEAELEDLLESKVAEIYEEFCARGEEPDLLSVLTVLASSVIPGLPPGGGIQSKRNCIISAYYQQREIHKPTVPNGLGGS, translated from the exons ATGAGGACAGCCAGGAAGGGCAGCGTGGAGATGCCTGCGTTTGTGCGTCAGCTGGTGAAGGAGACGGAGAAGAGGGTCAGTTCCTTCTTCAAAGGGGGGCGAGGAGGGGCAGCTGAGGGGGAGCATCcagcagaaggagagagggaggaggtgataCCCAGCCCATACCTGGACAGGCCCGTTCTGGACAAACTAACAGAGGAGGGCTGCACCCGCTGGGGACTCACCTATGCCCTGGGGAGCATGCAGGGCTGGAGAGCCAACATGGAGGACTTCCACAACTGTGTGCCCCAGCTGGGGGGAGATCTGTCCGACTGGAGTTTCTTTGCTGTGTTTGATGGACACGCGGGCAACACAGTGGCACAATACTGCTCCCAGCACCTTTTAGGAAACCTCTTGACCACAG GTGGAATGGGGCCAGAGGATGACCctgaaaaagtaaaagactCCATTATTGAAGGCTTTCTCCAAACCGACAAGCATCTTCAGACAGTGGCCCGCAGAGAGgggtgggagagagggggaactaCTGTGGTGGCCACTCTCATCTCTCCATTCTACATTTACTTTGCCAATTGTGGTGACTCCAGGGCCATGCTCTGCAGGTCGGGCCAGGTGTGCTTCTCTACCAGTGATCACAAACCATACAGCCCCCTGGAGAAGGAGCGCATCGAGAGTGCAGGGGGGTCTGTGTGCCTCCAAAGGATCAATGGCTCTCTGGCTGTGTCTCGCGCACTGGGGGACTTCAGTTACAAAGGGGCAGAGAACAGAATGCCCAGTGAGCAGATGGTGTCGCCTGAGCCTGAGGTGTGTGTGGTAGAGCGCTCCCCAGCTGATGAGTTCCTAGTTCTGGCCTGTGATGGAGTTTGGGACACCATCACCAATGACGACCTCTGCGCCTTCATCCACAACCGCCTCCAAGTCTGCACTGACCTGAGAGACGTCTGCTCTCAAGTTATCGACCTCTGTCTTTATAAG GGCAGTCTGGACAACATCAGCATCATTGTACTGTGTTTCCCTGGCGCCCCCCAACTGTCGGCTGAGGCACTGCACCAGGAGGCTGAGCTGGAGGACCTGCTGGAGTCTAAAGTGGCAG AGATTTATGAGGAGTTTTGtgccagaggagaggagcctgACCTACTGTCTGTTCTCACGGTCTTGGCCTCGAGCGTCATCCCTGGTTTACCACCAGGGGGCGGCATACAGAGCAA GAGAAACTGCATAATTTCTGCATACTATCAGCAAAGAGAAATACACAAGCCAACTGTACCAAAT GGATTGGGAGGCTCCTAA
- the kcnk12l gene encoding potassium channel subfamily K member 13, translated as MAQRKARGCRGCLRAPMNEDNARFCLLAALILLYLLCGAAIFSALEHPFELRAQRRWKQQVDNFTQRHRVNLGALYTLLRQYEEANGAGIRVDTLRPRWDFSGALYFVGTVVSTIGFGMTTPTTIAGKIFLIFYGLIGCAATILFFNLFLERIITMLAYIMRWFHERRLRCAGVEASREECPEEEDSLEGWKPSVYYVMLILGMASVVIACSASTLYSSMENWSYIDSLYFCFVAFSTIGFGDLVSSQRQQYESQAAYSFGNCLFILMGVCCIYSLFNVISIIIKQTLNWILSKVVCSRSLQTCSCCAAGCWRFCCPCFYKKSRHRTRLPRHLNQKRFRCNTVHPASSQRRAGRRPYKDGSVETVFESETDGAGDGAVHLGRRLSGEMISVNEFMVSNKVSLALLQKQLSETAHQGPRPSYAHQNGFSGGVGALGIMNNRLQETSVDR; from the exons ATGGCTCAGAGGAAAGCTCGGGGCTGCCGCGGCTGTCTCCGGGCTCCTATGAATGAGGATAATGCACGGTTCTGCCTCCTGGCTGCACTCATCCTGCTTTACTTACTGTGTGGAGCTGCCATCTTCTCAGCACTTGAACACCCCTTTGAGCTGCGAGCACAGAGACGCTGGAAACAACAGGTGGATAACTTTACCCAGAGACACAGGGTGAACCTGGGGGCACTGTATACTCTGCTGCGGCAATACGAAGAGGCCAATGGGGCTGGCATCCGAGTAGACACCCTCCGACCACGCTGGGATTTCTCTGGAGCTCTCTACTTTGTGGGAACTGTGGTTTCCACTATTG GATTTGGCATGACCACACCAACAACCATTGCAGGTAAAATCTTCCTAATCTTCTACGGGTTGATTGGCTGTGCTGCTACCATCCTGTTCTTTAACCTGTTCCTGGAGCGCATCATCACCATGCTGGCCTACATCATGCGCTGGTTCCATGAGCGGCGGCTGAGGTGTGCTGGAGTGGAGGCGAGTCGTGAGGAATGTCCCGAGGAGGAGGACAGTCTGGAGGGGTGGAAGCCCTCTGTGTATTATGTGATGCTGATCCTAGGAATGGCTTCAGTCGTGATTGCATGCAGTGCTTCCACTCTGTACAGTTCTATGGAGAACTGGAGCTACATAGATTCTCTCTACTTCTGTTTTGTCGCATTCAGCACCATTGGCTTTGGTGACCTGGTAAGCAGTCAGAGGCAGCAGTACGAGTCTCAGGCTGCGTACAGTTTTGGGAACTGCCTCTTCATCCTCATGGGAGTGTGCTGCATATATTCCCTTTTTAATGTAATATCCATTATCATTAAGCAAACTCTGAACTGGATCCTTAGTAAAGTGGTGTGCTCCCGGTCTCTGCAGACCTGCTCCTGCTGTGCTGCGGGCTGTTGGAGGTTCTGCTGCCCCTGCTTTTATAAAAAGTCTCGCCATCGCACTCGCCTGCCCCGACATCTAAATCAAAAACGCTTCAGGTGTAACACAGTGCACCCCGCCTCGTCTCAGCGCAGGGCTGGTAGGCGCCCCTACAAGGACGGCTCAGTGGAGACGGTCTTTGAGAGTGAGACTGATGGAGCAGGAGATGGAGCTGTACATCTGGGCAGGCGTCTGTCCGGAGAGATGATCTCCGTCAATGAGTTCATGGTGTCCAATAAAGTGtctttggctctgctccagaAGCAGCTGAGCGAGACAGCCCACCAAGGCCCCAGACCGAGCTATGCCCACCAGAACGGCTTCTCCGGGGGTGTCGGAGCTCTGGGCATCATGAACAACCGCCTGCAGGAGACCAGTGTAGATAGGTAG
- the rtn2b gene encoding reticulon-2b — protein MASKLVELVYWKKVRKTGIVFTGLVVGLASMFQLSAITILSHICLGILCVTFTLRLYYKLLELLRWNPGVHPFQSYLDYDSTLTDKETVALVEEVVLLIAFAVTEIKRLLFIESIVDSIKFAVLLYLLTHVGVMTTGLTLVITAVIAMFSFPILYKKQQVRIRRITRAVKAFIKKIRSLFSSLYESVRPSEPSEPASKSAIAAAAPAPKQKAKSK, from the exons ATGGCCTCTAAAT TGGTAGAGCTGGTCTATTGGAAAAAGGTTCGGAAGACGGGTATAGTGTTCACAGGGCTAGTGGTGGGACTGGCCAGTATGTTCCAGCTGAGTGCCATCACAATCTTGTCCCACATCTGTCTGGGCATCCTGTGTGTCACCTTCACCTTACGCCTGTACTACAAACTACTGGAGCTGCTGCGCTGGAACCCTGGGGTGCACCCTTTTCA ATCGTACTTGGACTATGACAGCACCCTGACAGACAAGGAGACTGTGgcgctggtggaggaggtggtgctgTTGATCGCATTTGCTGTGACTGAAATTAAACGGCTGCTCTTCATCGAGAGCATAGTCGACTCCATCAAG TTTGCAGTGCTCCTGTACTTACTGACTCATGTCGGTGTGATGACCACTGGACTCACTCTGGTCATCACTG CTGTAATTGCCATGTTCTCTTTCCCTATATTGTATAAAAAGCAGCAG GTACGGATAAGAAGAATCACGAGAGCAGTAAAAGCGTTTATAAAGAAAATCAGGAGCCT GTTCTCCAGCCTGTACGAGTCAGTGAGGCCCTCAGAGCCCTCAGAGCCGGCCTCTAAATCCGCCATAGCAGCTGCTGCACCTGCCCCAAAACAGAAAGCAAAGTCCAAGTAa